The Excalfactoria chinensis isolate bCotChi1 chromosome 10, bCotChi1.hap2, whole genome shotgun sequence genome has a segment encoding these proteins:
- the INSYN1 gene encoding inhibitory synaptic factor 1 has translation MDSRSCQDRQPSDPPSSSSSNCSSGKSECERERIRSRMKMVIGQLEGILQELKEVAKELREVVSQIDRLTSDFEFELEPDDWTTATASSTSSSEKGGVSFELGPLDFAAADILSDSWEFCSFLDTSTPSDQGDGPDPPRPQPPPCRQPDYRLMNGGVPIANGPRGGTPDSSSEEAFAPQQKGPHHRTAGTRERVRFSDKVLYHALCCDDDGDGADEASPNEDSTEERGLKVTPKNQPSVGGNGGGTTGGPPARRLMRNSSTQTVADKSTQTVLPYIPAKQKLKTKN, from the exons ATGGACTCCCGGAGCTGCCAGGACAGGCAGCCCAGTGacccccccagcagcagcagcagcaattgtAGCAGCGGCAAAAGCGAATGTGAGAGGGAGAGGATCCGCAGCCGGATGAAAATGGTCATCGGGCAACTGGAAGGCATCTTGCAGGAGCTCAAGGAGGTCGCCAAGGAGCTCCGGGAG GTAGTGAGCCAGATCGACCGGCTGACATCTGACTTTGAGTTCGAGCTGGAGCCGGATGACTGGACAACAGCGAcggccagcagcacctccagcagtgAGAAAGGGGGGGTCTCCTTCGAGCTGGGACCCCTCGACTTCGCAGCGGCCGACATCCTGTCCGACAGCTGGGAATTCTGCTCATTCCTGGATACCTCCACCCCATCTGACCAAGGGGACGGCCCCGACCCCCCACGGCCGCAGCCCCCGCCGTGCCGCCAGCCCGACTACCGGCTGATGAACGGCGGGGTGCCCATCGCCAATGGGCCCCGAGGGGGCACCCCGGACTCATCCAGCGAGGAGGCGTTCGCTCCCCAACAGAAAGGTCCCCATCACCGGACAGCCGGCACGCGGGAGCGGGTCCGCTTCAGCGACAAGGTGCTCTACCACGCCTTGTGTTGCGATGATGATGGGGATGGTGCTGACGAAGCATCCCCAAATGAGGACAGCACCGAGGAGCGCGGCCTCAAGGTGACCCCAAAGAACCAACCGTCTGTTGGTGGCAATGGTGGTGGCACCACTGGAGGGCCACCAGCGCGGCGGCTGATGAGGAACAGCAGCACGCAGACTGTGGCTGACAAAAGCACCCAGACGGTGCTGCCTTACATCCCAGCCAAACAGaaactcaaaacaaaaaactga
- the LOC140256759 gene encoding zona pellucida sperm-binding protein 3-like: MGSGGSLGVALLCWMLAEAASYSPWDFSPRDLGVLRVRGDSSWRPPQVPSFSQPSPWAWVDMSQLQAASPLHPVSVRCQEAQMVVMVHRDLFGTGRLVRAADLTLGAAACPATAQNAAENVVTFTAGLHECGSTLQVTPDSLIYKTSLFYKPTPVGNMVIVRTSPAVVPIECHYPRKSNVSSSAVRPTWVPFHSTLSMEEKLVFSLRLMSDDWRTERLSNGVQLGESLHLQADVMAGSHVPLRLFVDDCVATLSPDRNSSPRYALIDLSGCLVDGRADDATSAFISPRPRQETLQFMVDAFKFAGDDRNLIYITCHLKVSPADQAPNPLNKACSFNKASSLWAPVEGTGDICSCCETGNCPLYGGYSRRTNPLSRWSGRRMKRGTSSRQDGSLRRAEAEVSVGPLLILDPAQGLWSSSGRRVPAGKAPQGAAGGLPMLVQVAMLVAAAVLSLTALGIFIVCKRYSRPPSVSL; encoded by the exons ATGGGGTCTGGAGGCAGCCTGGGAGTTGCTCTGTTGTGCTGGATGCTGGCTGAAGCAGCATCTTATAGTCCTTGGGATTTCTCTCCAAGGGACTTAGGAGTCTTAAGGGTCCGAGGGGACTCTTCTTGGAGGCCACCCCAGGTGCCTTCCttctcccagccctccccatgGGCATGGGTGGATATGTCTCAGCTCCAGGCTGCATCCCCACTGCACCCCGTGTCTGTGAGGTGCCAGGAGGCACAGATGGTGGTCATGGTGCACAGGGACCTCTTTGGCACCGGGCGCCTGGTCCGGGCTGCAGACCTGACCCTGGGTGCGGCTGCCTGCCCAGCCACAGCCCAGAATGCTGCTGAGAACGTGGTGACCTTCACAGCTGGGCTGCATGAGTGTGGCAGCACCTTACAG GTGACACCAGACTCCTTGATCTACAAAACAAGCTTGTTCTATAAACCTACTCCTGTTGGTAACATGGTCATTGTAAGGACCAGCCCAGCTGTAGTTCCTATTGAGTGTCACTATCCCAG GAAGAGCAatgtgagcagcagtgctgtccgACCTACATGGGTTCCCTTCCACTCCACGCTGTCAATGGAAGAGAAGCTGGTGTTCTCCCTGCGCCTCATGAGTG ATGACTGGAGGACTGAGAGGCTTTCCAATGGTGTCCAGCTGGGGGAAAGCCTGCATCTTCAGGCTGACGTCATGGCTGGGAGCCACGTACCACTGAGGCTGTTTGTGGATGACTGTGTGGCTACTCTGAGCCCTGACAGGAACTCCTCTCCTCGATATGCCCTGATTGACCTCAGCGG GTGCTTGGTGGATGGGAGAGCAGATGATGCCACTTCAGCCTTCATATCTCCACGGCCAAGGCAGGAAACACTGCAGTTCATGGTTGATGCATTCAAGTTTGCAGGAGACGACAGAAACTTG ATCTACATCACATGTCACCTGAAGGTCTCCCCAGCAGACCAGGCCCCCAATCCATTGAACAAAGCCTGTTCCTTCAACAAAGCCAGCAGCCT ctggGCTCCTGTGGAGGGTACTGGAGAtatctgcagctgctgtgagaCAGGCAACTGTCCATTATATGGAGGATACTCCCGGAGAACTAACCCTCTGTCCAGGTGGTCAGGGAGACGCATGAAGAGGGGCACCTCTTCCAGGCAAG ATGGGTCCttgaggagagcagaagctgaagtcTCAGTTGGACCGCTGCTGATCCTTGATCCAGCTCAGGGATTGTGGAGTTCCTCAGGACGCCGTGTGCCAGCAGGGAAGGCACCACAGG gtgctgctggaggactTCCTATGCTGGTTCAAGTAGCCATGCTCgtagctgctgctgtgctgagcttaACTGCCCTTGGAATATTTATTGTGTGCAAAAGATACAGTCGCCCTCCCAGTGTGTCGCTGTAA